Proteins encoded in a region of the Moritella marina ATCC 15381 genome:
- the cmoB gene encoding tRNA 5-methoxyuridine(34)/uridine 5-oxyacetic acid(34) synthase CmoB → MIDFSNFYQIIAKNKLHHWLYTLPAQMHEWEREHKHGFLPRWEKVLKKLPKIETKHINITDKFEVGAPGELSESDLRKTESLLQKFHPWRKGPFNIHGIHIDTEWRSDWKWERLREFISPLKYRYVLDVGCGSGYHMWRMLGDDAEFVVGIDPSQLFLVQFEAIRHFANNDQRVHLLPLGIQELPKLRAFDTVFSMGVLYHRKSPIDHIEQLKNQLRDGGELVLETLVIDGDDQAVLVPGDRYAQMRNVWFLPSCAALKLWVEKLGFENVRIVDVSDTSIEEQRATEWMRNESLVDFLDPNDHSKTVEGYPAPKRAVLIATKPYAEPLDE, encoded by the coding sequence ATGATCGACTTTTCAAATTTTTATCAAATAATTGCAAAAAACAAATTACACCATTGGTTATATACCCTACCAGCACAAATGCATGAGTGGGAACGCGAACACAAACATGGTTTTTTACCACGCTGGGAAAAGGTACTAAAGAAGTTACCTAAAATAGAAACCAAGCACATCAACATTACTGACAAGTTTGAAGTTGGCGCGCCAGGCGAACTAAGCGAAAGCGATCTGCGTAAAACGGAAAGCCTATTACAAAAATTCCACCCATGGCGTAAAGGCCCGTTCAACATCCATGGCATTCACATTGATACAGAATGGCGCAGTGATTGGAAATGGGAACGCTTACGTGAATTTATTTCCCCATTAAAATACCGTTACGTGCTTGATGTAGGCTGTGGTAGCGGTTATCACATGTGGCGTATGCTCGGTGATGATGCTGAATTTGTGGTTGGTATCGACCCAAGCCAATTATTCTTAGTACAGTTTGAAGCGATCCGTCATTTTGCCAATAACGACCAACGCGTGCACTTACTGCCACTTGGTATTCAAGAACTACCTAAATTACGTGCATTCGACACAGTTTTCTCGATGGGCGTACTGTATCATCGCAAATCACCAATTGACCATATCGAACAACTTAAAAACCAGTTACGTGATGGTGGTGAGTTAGTATTAGAAACATTAGTGATTGATGGTGATGACCAAGCGGTATTAGTACCAGGCGATCGTTATGCGCAAATGCGTAATGTCTGGTTCTTACCAAGTTGTGCGGCATTAAAACTCTGGGTTGAAAAACTTGGTTTTGAAAATGTACGTATCGTTGACGTATCAGATACCAGTATTGAAGAGCAACGCGCAACAGAATGGATGCGTAATGAATCTTTAGTTGATTTCCTGGATCCAAACGATCACAGTAAAACAGTGGAAGGCTACCCAGCACCAAAGCGCGCGGTGTTAATTGCGACAAAACCTTATGCTGAACCGTTAGACGAATAA
- the cmoA gene encoding carboxy-S-adenosyl-L-methionine synthase CmoA, with the protein MQQRDQIFSAPLDQIGDFTFDERVAEVFPDMIKRSVPGYSNIISAIGMMTARYAQDNTQLYDLGCSLGAATIAMRRNVQASNCNIIAIDNSQAMLERCERHLSAYKSDTPVQVLCDDICTIDITNASIVVLNFTLQFIPSAERLALLTKIYDGLVPGGLLILSEKFCFSDDKVNDLLINLHEDFKRANGYSELEISQKRSAIEDIMRPDSIETQLKRLKEIGFSSANSWFQCFNFGSMVAIK; encoded by the coding sequence ATGCAACAACGCGATCAGATTTTCTCAGCCCCATTAGATCAAATTGGTGATTTCACCTTTGACGAACGTGTTGCAGAAGTCTTCCCAGATATGATTAAACGTTCAGTACCTGGTTACTCTAATATCATTTCTGCGATTGGCATGATGACCGCGCGTTATGCGCAAGATAATACCCAACTTTATGATTTAGGTTGCTCACTGGGCGCTGCCACCATTGCCATGCGCCGTAACGTGCAAGCAAGCAACTGCAATATCATCGCGATAGATAACTCGCAAGCCATGCTAGAGCGCTGTGAACGCCATTTATCTGCTTATAAAAGTGATACGCCAGTACAAGTACTATGTGACGATATTTGCACTATAGATATTACTAACGCATCAATCGTGGTATTGAATTTTACCCTGCAATTTATTCCATCAGCAGAACGTCTAGCCCTATTAACTAAAATTTATGATGGTTTAGTACCTGGTGGCCTGCTTATTCTGTCAGAGAAATTCTGTTTTAGTGATGACAAAGTTAATGATTTACTTATCAATTTACACGAAGACTTTAAACGTGCGAATGGTTATAGCGAATTAGAAATCAGTCAAAAACGCAGCGCGATTGAAGATATTATGCGTCCAGACAGCATTGAAACACAGTTAAAACGGCTTAAAGAAATTGGCTTTAGTAGCGCAAATTCTTGGTTCCAGTGTTTTAATTTTGGTTCTATGGTTGCGATAAAATAG
- the aspS gene encoding aspartate--tRNA ligase, with protein sequence MRTVYCGQVNEAHIGQQVELCGWVNRRRDLGGVIFIDLRDREGIVQVVYDPDVEAVFERASQLRNEFCVKITGKVRARDERQVNKDMATGGIEVLGLELEVINKADVLPLDFNQTNTEEQRLKHRFLDLRRPEMSNRLKTRAKASNFVRRFMDDHGFLDIETPVLTKATPEGARDYLVPSRTHKGEFFALPQSPQLFKQLLMMSGFDRYYQIVKCFRDEDLRADRQPEFTQIDIETSFMTAPQVREVTERLITSMWKEILDVELPAFPSMTYADAMRRFGSDKPDLRNPLELVDVADILKDVEFKVFAEPANNPKGRVAVLCVTGGAKLSRKQIDEYTKFVGIYGAKGMAWMKVKDVAAGAEGVQSPVAKFLTPDVITALLERTNAQDGDIIFFGADTNKVVTEALGALRLKVGTDLELTSNEWKPLWVVDFPMFEEDEEGNLHAVHHPFTAPMDVTAEELLANPANAISDAYDMVINGYEVGGGSVRIHKGEMQKAVFEILGIEAQEQQDKFGFLLEALKYGTPPHAGLAFGLDRLAMLLTGTDNIRDVIAFPKTTTAACLLTSAPSEANPASLEELSIAVVKKEKEKATDAE encoded by the coding sequence ATGCGCACAGTATATTGCGGACAAGTAAATGAAGCACATATCGGCCAACAGGTTGAATTGTGTGGTTGGGTTAATCGTCGTCGTGACTTAGGCGGTGTTATTTTTATCGATTTACGTGACCGTGAAGGCATTGTGCAAGTTGTTTATGATCCAGATGTAGAAGCTGTATTTGAACGTGCTAGCCAATTACGTAACGAATTCTGTGTGAAAATCACGGGTAAAGTACGTGCTCGTGACGAACGTCAAGTAAATAAAGATATGGCTACTGGCGGTATCGAAGTATTAGGCCTAGAACTTGAAGTTATCAATAAAGCTGACGTTCTACCGCTTGATTTCAACCAAACAAATACGGAAGAGCAACGTCTTAAGCACCGTTTCCTAGATTTACGTCGTCCAGAAATGAGCAACCGTCTTAAGACTCGTGCTAAAGCAAGTAACTTTGTACGTCGTTTCATGGATGATCACGGTTTCCTTGATATCGAAACGCCAGTACTAACAAAAGCAACACCAGAAGGTGCGCGTGATTACCTAGTACCAAGCCGTACACACAAAGGTGAATTCTTTGCGCTACCACAATCACCACAGTTATTTAAGCAGTTGTTGATGATGTCTGGTTTTGATCGTTACTACCAAATCGTTAAATGTTTCCGTGATGAAGATTTACGTGCTGACCGTCAGCCTGAATTCACACAGATCGATATTGAAACTTCATTCATGACTGCACCACAAGTGCGTGAAGTGACTGAGCGTTTAATCACAAGCATGTGGAAAGAGATCTTAGACGTTGAACTACCAGCGTTCCCAAGCATGACTTATGCTGATGCAATGCGTCGTTTTGGTTCTGATAAACCTGATCTACGTAACCCATTAGAACTTGTTGATGTTGCAGACATCCTTAAAGATGTTGAATTTAAAGTATTCGCAGAACCTGCTAACAACCCGAAAGGCCGTGTTGCAGTACTATGTGTTACTGGCGGTGCTAAACTGTCTCGTAAGCAAATTGATGAATACACTAAATTTGTTGGCATCTATGGCGCGAAAGGTATGGCATGGATGAAAGTGAAAGACGTTGCAGCTGGTGCTGAAGGTGTGCAATCTCCAGTAGCTAAGTTCTTAACGCCTGACGTTATCACTGCATTACTTGAGCGTACTAACGCACAAGATGGCGATATCATCTTCTTCGGCGCAGATACAAACAAAGTTGTAACTGAAGCACTTGGTGCATTACGTCTTAAAGTGGGTACTGATTTAGAATTGACTTCGAACGAGTGGAAACCACTTTGGGTTGTAGACTTCCCAATGTTTGAAGAAGATGAAGAAGGTAACCTACACGCGGTTCACCACCCATTCACAGCACCAATGGATGTTACTGCAGAAGAGCTACTAGCTAACCCTGCTAACGCAATCTCTGACGCTTACGACATGGTTATCAATGGCTATGAAGTTGGTGGCGGTTCTGTGCGTATTCACAAAGGTGAGATGCAAAAAGCAGTATTCGAAATCTTAGGTATCGAAGCGCAAGAGCAACAAGACAAGTTTGGTTTCTTACTTGAAGCACTTAAATACGGTACGCCGCCACATGCTGGCTTAGCATTTGGTCTAGATCGTCTAGCGATGTTGCTAACAGGTACTGATAACATCCGTGACGTTATCGCATTCCCTAAAACAACAACAGCTGCGTGTTTATTAACATCAGCACCAAGCGAAGCAAACCCTGCTTCTCTTGAAGAGCTAAGTATTGCTGTTGTGAAGAAAGAGAAAGAAAAAGCGACTGACGCTGAGTAA
- a CDS encoding outer membrane beta-barrel protein, whose protein sequence is MINKIIALSLLSSSVMASEYSGFRAGGGLAETDTNTGGLGLGIKAEGGYDLNRFIGFSLSLEGSAKRGNGSMWGSQSTTTFKIGSDIGYAIKITDTLTIKPYLDYGYVDYSQSYIGWWDVKSDLSGSYFGGGIRANIGDHFYIDLSHDDVGELPQGYLRQNSLTFGYKF, encoded by the coding sequence ATGATTAACAAAATAATCGCTCTATCTCTTCTTTCATCTTCAGTCATGGCCTCTGAATATAGCGGGTTTCGTGCTGGAGGTGGTCTTGCTGAAACTGACACAAACACAGGTGGTCTTGGCCTTGGTATTAAGGCAGAGGGTGGTTATGACCTAAACCGATTCATAGGGTTTAGTCTATCACTGGAAGGTAGTGCTAAGCGCGGTAACGGTTCAATGTGGGGAAGTCAATCTACGACGACGTTCAAGATAGGCTCTGATATCGGCTATGCAATAAAGATAACAGATACGCTCACTATCAAGCCTTATCTAGATTACGGCTATGTAGATTACAGTCAGTCATACATAGGTTGGTGGGACGTAAAGTCTGACCTTTCAGGCTCTTATTTTGGAGGTGGAATACGTGCCAATATAGGTGATCACTTTTATATCGACCTAAGTCATGATGATGTGGGCGAGTTGCCACAAGGTTATTTGAGACAGAACTCATTAACTTTCGGTTACAAGTTTTAA
- a CDS encoding LysR family transcriptional regulator, translated as MNISYEQIRAFVCVAEQGSFSAAAKKLNRHRTTLGQVINNLEIETNLVLFDRTGKFPELTESGKSLYLHAKNLAEYTHSFEQICQSMELGIETDITIYHSDLVPVELISAVMKALRKEFKEVNVHWLHKNNQEVKEALESGEADLGIVFIHDSKSISPNEYVYLVSMPFCLCAAPSSSLFDSLTITIDDLKKHRQLLLEDYLNAGIEKIVTVSNHVQRIENMSVFIALLTSGEGWAIVPKHAVNELIEANKLTGFHVKEVNTTVRFPLAIWTTHQSKKGPVRSRIIELLSLLSQKYSL; from the coding sequence ATGAATATTAGTTATGAACAAATAAGAGCCTTTGTATGTGTTGCTGAACAAGGATCTTTTAGCGCTGCAGCAAAAAAATTAAATCGTCACCGCACCACGTTAGGACAAGTAATTAATAACTTGGAGATTGAAACTAATTTAGTGTTATTTGATCGAACGGGTAAGTTCCCAGAGCTGACCGAGTCAGGTAAGTCGTTATATCTGCATGCTAAAAATTTAGCCGAATACACCCACTCTTTTGAGCAAATTTGTCAAAGTATGGAATTAGGTATTGAAACGGATATCACCATTTACCACAGTGATTTAGTACCTGTTGAGCTGATTTCTGCTGTGATGAAAGCATTAAGAAAAGAGTTTAAAGAGGTTAATGTGCATTGGTTGCACAAAAATAATCAAGAAGTGAAAGAGGCATTAGAAAGTGGTGAGGCAGATTTAGGCATTGTCTTTATTCATGATAGTAAATCCATTTCGCCAAATGAGTATGTCTATTTAGTGAGCATGCCTTTTTGCTTATGTGCTGCACCAAGCAGTTCGCTTTTTGATTCACTCACGATCACGATTGACGATCTCAAAAAGCACCGCCAGTTATTATTAGAAGATTATTTAAATGCGGGTATAGAGAAAATAGTTACCGTGTCTAATCATGTTCAGCGTATTGAAAATATGAGTGTATTTATTGCGTTGTTAACCTCTGGCGAGGGCTGGGCGATAGTTCCTAAACATGCGGTAAATGAGTTGATTGAAGCTAATAAATTGACTGGGTTTCATGTCAAAGAGGTGAATACTACGGTGCGTTTTCCGCTCGCGATTTGGACAACCCATCAATCAAAAAAAGGGCCTGTACGTAGCCGTATTATCGAATTACTGTCACTTCTGTCGCAGAAGTATAGTCTTTGA
- a CDS encoding linear amide C-N hydrolase, which yields MLKNTLKIALLSTLTSATIAHACTSIAWNTDQGVLTSRTNDWVEATNPVLGNINKGTLRSIQGAGQGDDYLVKYDIVAVLAYGELVHDGVNSQGLQMNALYYTPMTIPEKNSNNSITQFTFGEYLLANYATVEEAINALPQLKVQKLTLAVMPMDIKLHWSITDKSGDRAVIELDKEGLHVYRGEIAMVMTNDPSFKTHLKNRQKYEPSWQNADRNTDFGSKGNASAESRFIHASYYKSKLTEPTSVQNGLMKIASVPFRVPVDAPYKDFGNGMTVYATEWTLSQSLETGDSVMEYNFENNWNTVKFNVYDLMGKEFRQPLMVNAISPLFSN from the coding sequence ATGTTAAAAAATACGTTGAAAATTGCACTCTTATCAACTCTAACTTCTGCTACGATTGCCCACGCATGTACTTCTATTGCATGGAATACTGATCAAGGGGTGCTGACTTCGCGTACCAACGACTGGGTTGAAGCAACTAACCCTGTTCTGGGTAATATTAACAAAGGGACGCTTCGCTCTATCCAAGGAGCAGGCCAAGGTGATGACTATCTTGTAAAATACGATATTGTTGCTGTATTAGCCTATGGCGAGTTGGTACATGACGGCGTTAATAGCCAAGGTTTGCAAATGAATGCGCTGTATTACACGCCAATGACGATTCCCGAAAAAAACAGCAATAACAGCATTACACAATTTACTTTTGGTGAGTATTTATTAGCTAATTATGCCACTGTGGAAGAAGCGATTAATGCCTTACCGCAATTAAAAGTTCAAAAATTAACACTGGCCGTAATGCCGATGGATATAAAGTTACATTGGTCTATCACCGATAAATCAGGCGATCGCGCCGTGATTGAGTTAGATAAAGAAGGTTTACATGTTTATCGCGGTGAAATAGCGATGGTCATGACCAACGATCCCTCATTTAAAACACACCTTAAAAACCGTCAAAAGTATGAACCATCATGGCAAAATGCCGATCGTAATACTGATTTTGGCTCAAAGGGTAATGCCAGTGCAGAAAGTCGTTTTATTCACGCTAGTTATTACAAAAGTAAATTAACTGAGCCAACCAGTGTGCAAAATGGATTGATGAAAATTGCGAGTGTACCATTTAGGGTACCCGTTGATGCGCCCTATAAAGATTTTGGTAATGGCATGACCGTTTACGCGACCGAATGGACCCTATCACAAAGCTTAGAAACGGGTGACAGTGTCATGGAATACAATTTTGAGAATAACTGGAATACAGTAAAGTTTAATGTTTATGACTTAATGGGAAAAGAGTTTCGACAACCATTAATGGTCAATGCAATCTCGCCTTTATTTTCTAATTAA
- a CDS encoding methyl-accepting chemotaxis protein, translating to MPLKIKFIIFATFIFALFSTSFYMHGQLERTVSQNLHKVQTDYYPSLEIAITNNNLLMQFDQHIQTAVILAEEDYIDSALVITEQIDKNLQQLATLSLLHKSDAIELDKALLKHSEKAARVALDFIDGEKEVAQLALLAQQNAANLIQLVSQFKHIKKQLESEFEQLIIATLAEAKIAKQRFLWFNVIGLLVLMLAAVYAWRSSSKMSKNLKKVSHSLQGFAEGDGDLSIRIDHQGKDELADLVSWFNLFVARLQTSMQDTANNITELAEITTQLNSNSQQNLSSVQQQSQEVTATSLTINEMVIAISSITDSAISASQETVAANQSAIDGNAIIENTIESITVLASEVESSADIVNELITFTAKVGGVINIIADIADQTNLLALNAAIEAARAGEQGRGFAVVADEVRNLASRTQSSTTDIKQLLEGLNKISHSASSAMRSGVEQAHKSVKESYTAVETLAMITSKVSAINEINERIAAAAEQQRSASQLIGQSINTIETNSTHVQDNAHDLETITAKIQQISHQFQNLTKQFRL from the coding sequence ATGCCTCTAAAAATTAAATTCATTATTTTCGCTACATTTATTTTCGCGTTATTCAGCACCTCATTCTATATGCATGGGCAACTAGAGCGTACTGTTAGCCAAAATCTGCATAAAGTACAAACCGATTATTATCCATCATTAGAAATTGCGATCACCAATAACAACCTCCTTATGCAGTTTGATCAACATATACAAACAGCAGTGATCCTTGCTGAAGAAGACTACATCGATTCTGCGCTTGTTATTACAGAGCAAATAGATAAGAACTTACAGCAACTTGCCACATTATCTTTATTACATAAAAGCGATGCTATCGAATTAGATAAGGCATTACTCAAGCACAGCGAAAAAGCAGCTCGCGTCGCATTAGATTTTATTGACGGTGAAAAAGAGGTTGCTCAATTAGCGCTATTAGCGCAACAGAACGCAGCAAACCTAATCCAGCTTGTTTCCCAGTTTAAACATATTAAAAAACAATTAGAAAGTGAGTTTGAACAACTTATCATCGCAACTTTAGCCGAGGCAAAAATCGCTAAACAGCGCTTTCTTTGGTTTAATGTGATCGGACTATTGGTATTAATGTTAGCTGCCGTTTATGCCTGGCGATCAAGTTCGAAAATGAGTAAAAACCTCAAAAAAGTAAGTCACTCCTTACAAGGTTTTGCCGAAGGAGATGGCGATCTTTCAATTCGTATCGATCACCAAGGTAAAGATGAACTCGCAGATCTCGTCTCTTGGTTCAACTTATTTGTCGCGCGTTTACAGACATCAATGCAAGATACTGCGAACAATATTACTGAATTAGCTGAAATAACAACACAATTAAACAGCAATAGTCAGCAGAACTTAAGTTCAGTACAGCAACAATCACAAGAAGTCACAGCCACCTCGTTAACGATTAACGAAATGGTCATCGCTATAAGTTCAATCACAGACAGTGCGATCTCGGCATCACAAGAAACCGTGGCAGCAAATCAAAGCGCCATAGACGGTAATGCCATTATCGAAAACACCATTGAATCAATCACAGTACTGGCAAGTGAAGTAGAGAGTAGCGCCGATATCGTCAATGAACTAATCACCTTTACTGCAAAAGTTGGCGGTGTGATTAACATTATTGCCGATATTGCTGACCAAACTAATTTATTAGCACTCAATGCCGCCATCGAAGCCGCCCGAGCTGGTGAGCAAGGCCGTGGATTTGCAGTTGTAGCCGATGAAGTTCGCAACCTTGCATCAAGAACCCAATCATCGACCACTGATATTAAACAGCTTTTAGAAGGCCTTAACAAAATTTCCCATTCTGCATCTTCAGCGATGCGCAGCGGTGTTGAACAAGCCCATAAAAGTGTTAAAGAATCTTACACAGCGGTAGAAACGTTAGCCATGATCACCAGTAAAGTCAGCGCTATCAATGAAATAAATGAACGTATAGCCGCAGCCGCAGAACAACAGCGCAGCGCCTCACAATTGATTGGCCAAAGTATTAATACTATCGAAACCAATTCAACTCATGTGCAGGACAATGCCCATGATCTCGAAACGATTACAGCTAAGATCCAACAGATAAGTCACCAATTTCAAAACTTAACCAAACAATTTAGATTATAG
- a CDS encoding bacteriohemerythrin produces the protein MALMISLEWNEDMCVGIDEIDADHKKILIIIAAIIDAIDINANAETIEKHFSELAACTASHFKHEEALMKTMGFEDFIEHQKGHQGFLVQLPELKNKLLNSNNAEAAGEVSQFLYDWVIEHILIADMDYVHAFYSEEKYSVSFKAIFQRSSEWLSQRVNISTRVLITALLPILGMLLLSFIAIKDNYQQYKNMLLLDNLTQIVQQVNSLTHNLQVERGLLSSYISSDYQRFSKALTSQQHKSNDEIYAFTTLLNSRKALLTEPMLIEFINSTKIDITELIIFRNGLNSTSISSEKILTGYNLIIGKLLSRVNRLSHIKMDAEFANNITAINAIVGLKEILGQQRELGTQLIDDDLSTHELIHSERYKQLYMQLGMQLNAIFIFNYSATPEQQQTCGKLCNVAKQKAFINKTIEDLMLKPGKEQNSQFWFITLTNRIDDIEIVTDKIINDLDTKTQLKLERLESRFYLVIIIISTIVVLNTLFSTILYHSVITPIRRITHALKQVTLGRYNQQMNESASKDEIGALYGAYETLRRKLLQADMSKNIIKRQQQSLLDRRKERDRYRELASRDTLTGALNRRKFNLILKQEINFAKQDKQKLSLLLLDIDHFKRINDTYGHAGGDQALRDFYDICSNSVKSSDIVARIGGEEFAILMPETDKAQAHVIAERLRHNIQALQIPYGQETIRLTASIGLAQWHEYDSFNVDEFISHTDKALYQAKRDGRNCVVEAST, from the coding sequence ATGGCTCTGATGATTAGTCTCGAATGGAATGAAGACATGTGTGTTGGTATCGATGAAATTGATGCCGACCATAAAAAGATCCTCATAATTATAGCCGCTATCATCGATGCTATTGATATTAATGCGAATGCAGAAACCATTGAAAAACATTTTTCAGAACTAGCCGCTTGTACAGCTTCACATTTTAAGCATGAAGAAGCGTTAATGAAAACAATGGGGTTCGAAGATTTTATTGAACACCAAAAAGGCCACCAAGGCTTTTTAGTCCAATTACCGGAATTAAAAAATAAGCTGCTTAATTCAAATAATGCAGAGGCCGCTGGCGAAGTTAGCCAATTTTTATATGATTGGGTTATTGAGCATATCCTTATAGCGGATATGGATTATGTACATGCCTTTTACAGTGAAGAAAAGTATAGCGTCTCGTTTAAAGCCATATTCCAACGTTCATCGGAATGGTTAAGCCAGCGAGTCAATATCTCAACTCGTGTACTTATCACGGCCTTATTACCTATCCTCGGTATGTTATTACTTAGCTTTATCGCAATTAAAGACAATTATCAGCAATATAAAAACATGCTGCTATTAGACAATCTCACCCAAATCGTCCAGCAAGTAAACTCACTCACACACAACTTGCAGGTCGAACGCGGATTATTATCCAGTTACATCAGTTCAGACTACCAACGTTTTTCTAAAGCACTTACAAGCCAACAACACAAAAGTAATGACGAGATATATGCGTTTACTACCCTACTCAATTCACGCAAAGCGCTATTAACAGAACCTATGTTAATCGAATTTATCAACTCAACCAAAATTGATATTACCGAGTTGATCATATTTCGAAATGGCTTAAACAGCACAAGCATTAGCAGTGAAAAAATACTCACGGGCTACAACCTGATTATTGGTAAACTATTATCCCGTGTAAATCGTTTATCGCACATAAAAATGGATGCTGAATTTGCAAATAATATTACAGCAATTAACGCCATTGTTGGATTAAAAGAGATCCTCGGTCAGCAACGAGAACTCGGTACACAACTCATCGATGATGATCTATCTACGCATGAATTAATACACAGTGAGCGCTATAAGCAGCTATATATGCAACTCGGGATGCAGCTCAATGCTATTTTTATTTTTAATTATTCTGCCACCCCAGAGCAGCAACAGACTTGTGGTAAGCTCTGTAATGTAGCAAAACAAAAAGCATTTATTAATAAGACTATTGAAGACCTAATGCTCAAGCCAGGAAAAGAGCAAAACAGTCAATTTTGGTTCATTACATTAACTAATCGCATTGACGATATCGAAATAGTAACCGATAAAATCATCAATGATCTCGATACTAAAACACAACTAAAACTCGAAAGATTAGAATCTAGATTCTACCTCGTCATTATCATTATTAGCACGATAGTTGTCTTAAACACCTTATTTTCGACTATTCTATATCACAGTGTAATCACGCCGATTCGCCGTATTACCCATGCGTTAAAGCAAGTCACACTAGGCCGTTATAACCAACAAATGAATGAATCTGCGTCTAAAGATGAAATTGGCGCCCTCTATGGTGCCTATGAAACATTACGTAGAAAGCTATTACAGGCTGACATGTCAAAAAATATTATCAAACGTCAGCAACAATCATTACTCGACCGCCGTAAAGAGCGAGATCGATACCGAGAATTGGCATCACGGGATACCTTAACAGGCGCATTAAACAGACGTAAGTTTAATTTGATCCTCAAGCAAGAGATTAATTTTGCCAAACAAGATAAGCAAAAACTGTCATTATTACTACTCGATATAGATCACTTTAAGCGTATTAATGACACTTATGGTCATGCGGGGGGCGATCAAGCGCTGCGGGATTTTTATGATATCTGCTCTAATAGTGTGAAATCATCTGATATCGTCGCGCGTATTGGCGGTGAAGAATTCGCCATATTAATGCCTGAAACGGATAAAGCTCAAGCTCATGTGATTGCTGAACGACTTCGACATAATATCCAAGCACTACAAATTCCTTATGGCCAAGAGACTATTCGACTAACCGCCAGTATTGGATTGGCGCAATGGCACGAGTACGACTCCTTTAACGTCGATGAGTTTATCTCACATACTGACAAAGCACTTTATCAAGCAAAACGTGACGGTCGAAATTGCGTTGTTGAGGCATCAACCTAG